A window of Amycolatopsis australiensis contains these coding sequences:
- a CDS encoding DUF3558 family protein — protein MRTLAVVLVAFAALTACSSGDEPSKAPSSSKPSPAPKPSTNAASLDPCKLLPAAAVSKALSLDNVQAGPGPVRDNAANGGKARSCEYRQNGTAAGALAVTRYEASQIKPADMVASIKKAKAGAQDVAGFPNGAVYYVDEQKTATLVSAGVVSGTPVLINYTGPAKVTAEQMAPLVKTALGAS, from the coding sequence ATGCGTACTCTCGCCGTCGTTTTGGTCGCTTTCGCCGCGTTGACCGCCTGCTCGTCGGGTGACGAGCCGTCGAAGGCGCCCTCGTCGTCAAAGCCCTCGCCGGCGCCGAAGCCGAGTACGAACGCGGCCTCGCTCGACCCGTGCAAGCTGCTGCCCGCGGCCGCCGTGTCGAAGGCGCTGTCCCTCGACAACGTCCAGGCCGGTCCCGGCCCGGTCCGCGACAACGCGGCCAACGGCGGCAAGGCTCGCAGCTGCGAGTACCGGCAGAACGGCACGGCCGCGGGCGCGCTCGCGGTCACCCGGTACGAGGCCAGCCAGATCAAGCCCGCGGACATGGTGGCGTCGATCAAGAAGGCGAAAGCGGGCGCACAGGACGTCGCCGGCTTCCCGAACGGCGCGGTCTACTACGTCGACGAGCAGAAGACCGCGACGCTGGTCTCGGCGGGAGTGGTCTCCGGGACACCGGTGCTGATCAACTACACGGGCCCGGCGAAGGTGACGGCCGAGCAGATGGCCCCGCTGGTCAAGACGGCGCTCGGCGCGAGCTGA